The nucleotide window GCGTCGCGTTCCTTTGCACGAAAAATTTCGTCCACCTTCTTCTGGTCAAGCTCCGAGTCCGTCGGCACCCAGAAGAACGGCTCCTTCCGAGCCTTCACCGTGCGGAAGTTCGGCTCCCAATTGAAGGAGTTCAGCTTCACGTGGTAGTCGAtgcgctccctctcccagTTATCCCATTTCAGGAACACCTTTTGCTGGTCGTCGTGATCCATGGCACCGGTGGCGGTAAGGTTGTGCATGTGGGTCATGACATCCATGTCGTTAAGCATCTTGCCAGGACCCTCAAGGTCCAACTGCGAACACAGAAACGCAAGCTCCTCGCAGATGTTCTCTGTGTCGCCCCAGAAGTAGTGGCCGCCGCTTGGTCGCATGCGCAGCACCAGAGGGCGAGCGACCGGGTCCACGTCCTTgcgggtgcgctgctgccgcagctttGCCACGTACTTGAGCGCGTTCCAAGCCGGAACACGGTCGTCATCGAGGCAGGCCGATATCATCATTCCAGGGTACGTCACACGGTCGTTCAAGTTGTAGTATGGGTCGTACTGCTTGAGCAGGTCCAGGTCTCTCTTGTTGTTGAGCGGGTCACCCCAGTCCTCGCGCTCGGCGAGTGAAAGCGGGAGGTCGGGATCTATCATGGTGTTAATGATATCCAGGAACGGCGACCGCATCAGTACATTGCCGAACAGCCCACACCCGCGCATGTTCATGGCTGCCGCAATCGGTACACAGCCGGCGCTCGCCCCCGCAGCCACCATCAGCTCTGGCTTTGTGTAACCCATGTCCACCATGTGCTCGCAGCACGCGATGAAGTCCTGGATAGACTTGATTTtgttctctcccttccccagCTGTGCCCAGTTGggcagctcgccgccgccacggacgTGCGCGAAGGCAACGGTCCAACGTCGCCGCAACATCCACATGTACGGGGCCAGCTGGAAGTGCATCGACGGAACTTCGCCGTAGGAGCCGTACACGTAGATGAGGCAGTGCTTGGGCGTGTTGGGCTGCGCCTCAAAGTCCGTCGCTTCCTGAATGAATGCGTCACGGCGCTGGCATATCGTTATTGGGATCTCCGTCCCGTCTTCCGAGACGCAGACATCGCGGTAGATGCTGTAGGGCCACATGTAATCCCACGGCGTGAAGTGCTCCGACTGGCGTTGTGTGAAGAGCGCCTCAGACGCGCACAGCCTCGCCTGGCTAGGCGTGATGTCAGAGTCGAAGTTGAAGACACAgtcgcgcggcggctgaaTCAGGCTGCTGTAGACGAAGCTCATTGCCTTTTGCCTAAAGTTCTTGTTCAGGCCTGGGGTCACCGTGCTTAGCGGGGGAAAGTGCAGCACCACGTCCTCGCTTCGTGGTgtctgcgcagcggcgtcgaggccgccgtcgcactTGATGACGCGGATGTGCTGAATGCGCTCGAAGGCGAAGTGCGACTCGTGAAGGATGATGCGACCGTGGAACAGATCGACGTCATCGATTTGCACGTTGTCGCGGTGCGGCACAAGCTCTTTCcactccgcctccttcccataagccagcgccacctcgtCGCGAATGTACACCACACGGTAGTTCGGCCCCTTGTCGGATGTCACCATGACAAAGCTGCCGTTGTAGTGATCCAGCCAGTTCCATCCTGACTTCCCTGCAATCTCGAGCGGCTTGCCCTCCTTGAAGAAGGACTTGAGAGGGGTCGGAATAACAGGGAAGGATGCGGGCACGACTAGCGCGTTGCAGTTCACCTTCGAGTCCGAGGTTATCGTGACGTACTTGTTATCCTTCGTCTTGCGCACATCCACGAAAAActgctcgtcgtcgtcacggTAAATCTCCACCGGTGGCTCTAATATGCCGGGTCGTATTTCCTGCATCATGACGCGGTGAGGCCGGTTCAACTCGTTCGACTCGGTGTAGAAAAACTGGTTGCCGGAGCCAAACTCGATGCTCACGATGTTTGTACCGCGAATCACGTGAAACAGGGTGGCATTGTCAACACTGCGAATGTGGCACAAATACCTGTCGCCACCCTCCACCGAAAGGGTGTATGCGAGGTAGCGGCCGTCTTCTGAGACGCGGCAGATACCAATGGAACAGTCCTTGTAGCCGAAGTGTTgctggaggaagagagggttGATGAGTTCCTCGGCCAGGAGATCAACCTCCCCAAATCGCTTCCGGTAAAACCCTATCGCATTCGAGTCGTGCCCGGGTACGACACGGGTAAAGTACACGTAGTCACCGATGCGCTCCTCGCCCTTGTCGTATCCGCCCTCACGGctgctcaccaccaccttggCATCAAGCTCCGCCCACAAACGACCCTTGGAATGTCGAAAGTCAAACTTGCTGCTAATCAGGGAGAAGTGCTGCATCTCCTTTTTCGTATATTCTTGAGTGTTCCGGTCGAACAAGTCTTCCATGTAGCGGAACGGGTCCGGTTTCTGGGTCTCTCCATGCAGCTCGAGACCCTCAGGCTTCTCGGTGGGGAGCGGTCCGTCCAGCATAGGAAGCGGATACGAGCTGCGGAGTTGCGGGCACCATTTGTTCACCACCCTACGCGATAAAGAGTAGCCCAGATTCGACGTTGGCACCCACGGAAAAAGTGCAGCCATTATTCCCACCTACCCTGCGCCTTGCAGTCGGGCTAGCCTCAGGAGAGTTGCTTTGTGTTTTTGGTGGGCgaaaaggggggaaggggccaAGGCCTATAGACCGTCGT belongs to Leishmania infantum JPCM5 genome chromosome 6 and includes:
- a CDS encoding oligopeptidase B-like protein produces the protein MAALFPWVPTSNLGYSLSRRVVNKWCPQLRSSYPLPMLDGPLPTEKPEGLELHGETQKPDPFRYMEDLFDRNTQEYTKKEMQHFSLISSKFDFRHSKGRLWAELDAKVVVSSREGGYDKGEERIGDYVYFTRVVPGHDSNAIGFYRKRFGEVDLLAEELINPLFLQQHFGYKDCSIGICRVSEDGRYLAYTLSVEGGDRYLCHIRSVDNATLFHVIRGTNIVSIEFGSGNQFFYTESNELNRPHRVMMQEIRPGILEPPVEIYRDDDEQFFVDVRKTKDNKYVTITSDSKVNCNALVVPASFPVIPTPLKSFFKEGKPLEIAGKSGWNWLDHYNGSFVMVTSDKGPNYRVVYIRDEVALAYGKEAEWKELVPHRDNVQIDDVDLFHGRIILHESHFAFERIQHIRVIKCDGGLDAAAQTPRSEDVVLHFPPLSTVTPGLNKNFRQKAMSFVYSSLIQPPRDCVFNFDSDITPSQARLCASEALFTQRQSEHFTPWDYMWPYSIYRDVCVSEDGTEIPITICQRRDAFIQEATDFEAQPNTPKHCLIYVYGSYGEVPSMHFQLAPYMWMLRRRWTVAFAHVRGGGELPNWAQLGKGENKIKSIQDFIACCEHMVDMGYTKPELMVAAGASAGCVPIAAAMNMRGCGLFGNVLMRSPFLDIINTMIDPDLPLSLAEREDWGDPLNNKRDLDLLKQYDPYYNLNDRVTYPGMMISACLDDDRVPAWNALKYVAKLRQQRTRKDVDPVARPLVLRMRPSGGHYFWGDTENICEELAFLCSQLDLEGPGKMLNDMDVMTHMHNLTATGAMDHDDQQKVFLKWDNWERERIDYHVKLNSFNWEPNFRTVKARKEPFFWVPTDSELDQKKVDEIFRAKERDARESVRSGAKLGSFGKATGRNLYREEQRGKP